One genomic region from Neisseria weaveri encodes:
- a CDS encoding DUF1841 family protein, whose product MYDVNTHDVRRFFAYVWQNRLLPLQLDALQQKALRIIEAHPEYERYLANIEDYLDKNWTPEDGESNPFLHMSLHLSIQEQVAIDQPPGIRFIHETLCGKYNGDWVRAEHDMMEALAETIWSAQRYGKGLDVNAYMTSLRRLIGLGQEDNARINPHEVEVSDKISERRES is encoded by the coding sequence ATGTATGATGTAAATACGCATGATGTACGGCGTTTTTTTGCATATGTTTGGCAGAACAGGTTGTTGCCTTTGCAGCTTGATGCTTTACAGCAAAAGGCGTTAAGAATTATAGAAGCTCATCCTGAATATGAGCGTTATTTGGCCAATATTGAAGATTATTTAGATAAGAATTGGACTCCTGAAGATGGGGAGAGCAATCCTTTCCTGCATATGTCGCTGCATTTGTCGATACAAGAACAGGTGGCGATAGATCAGCCTCCGGGCATTCGATTTATTCATGAAACGCTATGCGGTAAATATAACGGTGATTGGGTTAGGGCGGAGCACGACATGATGGAAGCGTTGGCAGAAACGATTTGGTCGGCACAGCGTTATGGAAAAGGTTTGGATGTAAATGCTTATATGACCAGTTTGCGCAGGCTGATAGGTTTGGGGCAGGAGGATAATGCCAGGATCAATCCGCATGAAGTGGAAGTGTCGGATAAGATTAGTGAGCGACGTGAATCGTAA
- a CDS encoding DUF4124 domain-containing protein: MKHINWVVWGLVGGLSLSVLPAKGVFTWDEKGKTTYSDEPWNLQPSRTGTVNVRTHRVTASQSDTSGSQDEAQKAALMSKQAEELSRLHREEDCKTAKMNRQFAEFARSENKVELVRRYNNDIKKFCD; encoded by the coding sequence ATGAAACACATTAACTGGGTGGTATGGGGATTGGTGGGCGGATTGAGTCTGTCTGTTCTCCCTGCAAAAGGCGTTTTCACCTGGGATGAAAAGGGTAAAACAACTTATTCGGACGAGCCTTGGAATCTGCAGCCTTCGAGGACGGGAACGGTGAATGTGCGTACGCACCGCGTTACCGCTTCGCAAAGTGACACTTCCGGCAGCCAAGATGAAGCGCAAAAAGCGGCTTTAATGAGCAAGCAGGCGGAGGAGTTGAGTAGGCTGCACCGTGAAGAAGACTGCAAAACGGCTAAAATGAACAGGCAGTTTGCCGAGTTTGCCCGCTCGGAAAATAAGGTGGAATTGGTTCGACGATACAACAACGACATCAAAAAATTCTGTGATTGA
- the ftsB gene encoding cell division protein FtsB, whose amino-acid sequence MKWVTLVLTFFLALFQYNLWLSKGGWYDMWELQSQAKEQEEKNRALTLRNETLAAEIHDLTHGQEAIAEIARVDLGYIQSGETYYRLVRKQ is encoded by the coding sequence ATGAAGTGGGTTACCCTGGTTTTAACTTTCTTTCTTGCCCTGTTCCAATACAACCTTTGGCTCTCCAAAGGCGGTTGGTACGATATGTGGGAATTGCAAAGCCAAGCCAAAGAACAGGAAGAAAAAAACCGGGCACTCACTTTGCGCAATGAAACACTGGCAGCCGAAATACACGACCTTACCCACGGTCAGGAAGCCATTGCCGAGATTGCACGGGTAGACTTGGGTTACATCCAATCCGGCGAAACTTATTACCGTTTGGTACGTAAACAATAA
- the mnmC gene encoding FAD-dependent 5-carboxymethylaminomethyl-2-thiouridine(34) oxidoreductase MnmC, with protein sequence MTYLAWNGIPPLTDLVKTYRQHPAPQYWIICLQNDTFPTWRPSENPNATETLLHQNLIKQQQCLQFNSANVFENILPGVYLWILPPAHAGRIHEYFPTTPVWQNEPVAQSLPEPQKPWFDIPRPRQPEHVLIIGAGIAGASTAYELAKHGVSVTVIESGKPAQAASGNHQGLLYTKISPHDTEQTELLLSGYGYTRRLLQHILPDQNGWGGNGILHLDYSEEESLRNHTLGQQTRHRHLYRHLSAHEAGEISGIPLRHSALYWPQGVWLNPERLIQALLDHPLIKVSTHNPLVSCGHDGKNWLAHTAKHTIRGSHIVYCTGAQSKQMPDPNVSLLPFRQIRGQTDLLPENSFSRQLKCAISANGYISPAWRGYHCFGATFVQHSQDTTWQPSDLQTNIDQLNMLNAAFTDNPQLFSDGLSHIGHAALRCDSADHLPIVGPLADISEMQQTYAKLALDKNYRLTTPCPYLPDAYINTAHGTRGLTTAPICSAMIAAHILGLPQPLSQRIRTAIHPNRTIIRAIARQKPLLQK encoded by the coding sequence ATGACCTACCTAGCTTGGAACGGAATTCCCCCGTTGACAGATCTCGTTAAAACCTATCGGCAGCACCCCGCGCCGCAATATTGGATTATCTGCCTGCAAAATGATACCTTTCCGACTTGGAGGCCGTCTGAAAATCCAAATGCCACAGAAACCCTATTGCATCAAAACCTGATCAAACAACAGCAATGCCTGCAATTCAACAGCGCCAACGTATTTGAAAACATCCTGCCCGGTGTTTATTTGTGGATACTGCCGCCGGCCCATGCCGGCCGCATTCACGAATATTTTCCAACCACCCCCGTTTGGCAAAACGAACCGGTAGCACAAAGCCTGCCCGAACCGCAAAAACCATGGTTTGACATTCCCCGCCCCCGGCAGCCCGAACATGTTTTAATCATCGGAGCCGGTATAGCCGGCGCTTCGACCGCATACGAATTGGCCAAACACGGCGTATCCGTCACCGTTATCGAATCAGGCAAACCCGCACAGGCCGCTTCAGGCAACCACCAAGGGCTGCTGTATACCAAAATTTCTCCGCACGATACCGAGCAGACCGAACTGCTGCTCAGCGGCTACGGCTATACCCGCCGCTTGTTGCAACATATACTGCCCGACCAAAACGGCTGGGGCGGCAACGGCATACTGCATCTTGATTACAGCGAAGAAGAAAGCCTGCGCAATCACACATTGGGGCAACAAACCCGACACCGCCACCTCTATCGCCACCTGTCGGCACACGAAGCCGGAGAAATTTCCGGCATTCCCCTGCGGCACAGTGCCCTATATTGGCCGCAAGGCGTATGGCTGAATCCGGAACGCCTGATTCAAGCCCTGCTCGATCATCCGCTTATCAAAGTCAGTACACACAATCCGCTGGTCTCATGCGGACATGACGGCAAAAACTGGTTGGCACACACAGCCAAACACACTATCCGAGGCAGCCATATCGTCTATTGCACAGGCGCACAAAGCAAACAGATGCCCGATCCCAACGTTTCCCTCCTCCCCTTCCGCCAAATTCGCGGCCAAACCGATCTGCTTCCCGAAAATTCCTTTTCCCGCCAGCTGAAATGCGCCATTTCCGCCAACGGCTATATCAGCCCGGCATGGCGCGGCTACCATTGCTTCGGTGCGACATTTGTACAACACAGTCAAGACACAACCTGGCAGCCAAGCGATTTACAAACCAATATCGACCAACTCAATATGCTCAATGCCGCATTCACCGATAACCCCCAATTATTTTCAGACGGCCTCTCCCATATAGGCCACGCCGCCTTACGCTGCGACAGCGCCGACCACCTTCCCATTGTCGGCCCGCTTGCCGACATCTCCGAAATGCAGCAAACCTATGCCAAACTGGCATTAGACAAAAACTACCGCTTAACCACCCCTTGCCCCTACCTGCCCGACGCCTACATCAACACCGCACACGGCACACGCGGGCTGACTACAGCCCCCATCTGTTCCGCCATGATCGCCGCACACATTCTCGGCCTGCCCCAACCGCTTTCACAACGCATCCGCACGGCAATCCATCCGAACCGCACCATCATCCGTGCCATCGCACGGCAAAAACCGCTACTGCAAAAATAA
- a CDS encoding ADP-ribosylglycohydrolase family protein, which produces MLGAAIGDVVGSRFEFNNIKCKQFELFTHESFYTDDTVCTVAVAEWVLGDCRGNLNNIMQKWCRRYPQASYGVNFAEWIHSDMPRPYNSWGNGSAMRVSAVGWRFDTLEETLFRAEESAYITHDHPEGVKGAQATAAAIFLARQGIEKEKIRRYIEEKFQYNLDRTCDMIRPGYQFNESCMETVPEAIIAFLEGKDFEDSIRLAVSLGGDSDTLAAITGSIAEAYYGIPQYMKQSILRYIPYELGKVLLEI; this is translated from the coding sequence ATGTTAGGTGCTGCCATTGGTGATGTAGTAGGTTCGCGTTTTGAGTTTAATAATATCAAATGTAAGCAATTTGAATTATTTACTCATGAATCTTTTTATACGGATGATACAGTTTGTACTGTTGCGGTTGCAGAATGGGTTTTAGGAGATTGTCGCGGTAATTTGAATAATATTATGCAGAAATGGTGTCGCCGCTATCCTCAGGCAAGTTATGGCGTTAACTTTGCTGAATGGATACATTCCGATATGCCAAGACCGTACAACAGTTGGGGTAATGGTTCAGCTATGCGTGTGTCGGCAGTTGGCTGGCGGTTTGATACATTGGAAGAAACTCTATTTAGAGCAGAAGAATCAGCTTACATTACTCATGATCACCCGGAGGGGGTTAAGGGTGCTCAAGCTACTGCCGCAGCGATTTTTCTAGCAAGACAGGGTATCGAAAAAGAAAAAATACGTCGTTATATTGAAGAGAAGTTTCAGTACAATTTAGACAGAACTTGCGATATGATTCGCCCTGGCTACCAGTTTAATGAAAGCTGTATGGAAACGGTGCCTGAAGCTATTATTGCTTTTTTGGAAGGCAAGGATTTTGAGGATTCCATCCGTTTAGCAGTTTCATTGGGAGGGGATAGTGATACACTAGCTGCTATTACCGGTAGTATCGCAGAAGCCTACTATGGAATCCCTCAATATATGAAACAATCCATATTAAGATACATTCCATACGAATTAGGAAAAGTTTTATTAGAGATATAA
- the eno gene encoding phosphopyruvate hydratase: protein MSTIIDIFAREILDSRGNPTVECDVLLESGVMGRAAVPSGASTGQKEALELRDGDKSRYLGKGVLQAVEHVNNEIAQALIGLDANEQSYIDQTMIELDGTDNKGRLGANATLAVSMAVARAAAEDAGLPLYRYLGGAGPMAMPVPMMNVINGGAHANNSLDIQEFMIMPVGAKSFREALRCGAEVFHALKKLCDDKGFPTTVGDEGGFAPNLNSHEEALQLMQEAVKAAGYVPGDDVVYALDCASSEFYKDGKYHLSAESLALSSEEFADYLAKLVDAYPIISIEDGMDENDWNGWKHLTEKLGKKVQLVGDDLFVTNPKILAEGIEAGVANALLVKVNQIGTLSETLKAVELAKRNRYTSVMSHRSGETEDSTIADLAVATNCMQIKTGSLSRSDRMAKYNQLLRIEEELAEAAYYPGKAAFYQLGK, encoded by the coding sequence ATGAGCACTATTATCGACATTTTTGCCCGTGAAATCTTAGACTCGCGCGGCAACCCCACTGTTGAATGCGACGTTTTACTGGAAAGCGGCGTAATGGGACGCGCAGCCGTACCCAGCGGTGCATCTACCGGCCAAAAAGAAGCTTTGGAATTGCGCGACGGCGATAAAAGCCGCTATTTAGGCAAAGGCGTATTGCAGGCTGTCGAACATGTAAACAACGAAATCGCCCAAGCCCTGATCGGCTTGGATGCCAACGAGCAATCCTATATCGACCAAACCATGATCGAGCTGGACGGCACCGACAACAAAGGCCGTTTGGGCGCCAACGCCACTTTGGCCGTATCCATGGCCGTTGCCCGTGCCGCCGCAGAAGATGCCGGCCTGCCCTTATACCGCTACTTGGGCGGCGCAGGGCCGATGGCTATGCCCGTACCGATGATGAACGTCATCAACGGTGGCGCACATGCCAACAACAGCTTGGATATTCAAGAATTCATGATTATGCCCGTTGGCGCAAAAAGCTTCCGCGAAGCCTTGCGTTGCGGTGCCGAAGTATTCCACGCCCTGAAAAAACTGTGTGACGACAAAGGCTTCCCCACCACCGTTGGCGATGAAGGTGGCTTCGCCCCCAACCTGAACAGCCACGAAGAAGCCCTGCAACTAATGCAGGAAGCCGTTAAAGCAGCCGGTTACGTTCCGGGCGACGATGTAGTCTACGCTTTGGATTGCGCCTCCAGCGAATTCTACAAAGACGGCAAATACCACCTGAGCGCCGAAAGTTTGGCATTGAGCAGCGAAGAATTTGCCGACTATCTGGCCAAACTCGTTGACGCTTATCCGATTATCTCCATCGAAGACGGCATGGACGAAAACGACTGGAACGGCTGGAAACACCTGACCGAAAAACTGGGCAAAAAAGTACAGCTGGTCGGAGACGACTTATTCGTTACCAACCCGAAAATCCTGGCAGAAGGCATTGAAGCCGGCGTTGCCAACGCCTTGTTGGTAAAAGTGAACCAAATCGGCACATTGAGCGAAACATTGAAAGCCGTAGAATTGGCCAAACGCAACCGCTACACCAGCGTAATGAGCCACCGTTCGGGCGAAACCGAAGACAGCACCATCGCCGACTTGGCCGTTGCCACCAACTGCATGCAGATCAAAACCGGCTCCCTGAGCCGTTCCGACCGCATGGCCAAATACAACCAATTGCTGCGTATCGAAGAAGAATTGGCCGAAGCCGCCTACTACCCCGGCAAAGCCGCATTCTACCAATTAGGCAAATAA
- a CDS encoding proline--tRNA ligase, whose product MKASQFFISTLKEAPAEASLVSHKLMLRAGLIKANASGLYTWMPMGLRVLRKVENIVREEMNRAGAVELLMPVVQPAELWQESGRWEFYGKELLRLKDRHERDFCMAPTCEEVITDIVRKEITSYKQLPKNFYHIQTKFRDEVRPRFGVMRAREFVMKDAYSFHTDYESLVEGYNAMYDAYCRIFNRLGLNYRPVAADTGSIGGTGSHEFQVLAESGEDVIAYSDESDFAANVELAPTLPQPGERAAATATLTKVHTPNVKTIADLVAFLNVPIEKTLKSIVVEGEEEGELVLLLLRGDHEFNDIKAEKLAGVKSPLAMATPAAIQTAFGAGGGSLGPVGFTGKVYADFAVEKLADTVIGANEDDHHYTGFNFGRDCPEPEFVDLRNVIAGDPSPDGKGRLKLARGIEVGHVFQLRDKYSKALNASFLDNNGKAQIMEMGCYGIGISRIVAAAIEQNNDERGIIWTDAMAPFEVVIVPMNYKKSDTVREAADKLYAELQAKGADVLLDDRDERAGVLLNDSELLGIPHRIVIGDRALKEGNVEYAKRTDNEAQSVAVDEVVGNVLSALGK is encoded by the coding sequence ATGAAAGCCAGTCAATTTTTCATTTCCACCTTAAAAGAAGCCCCTGCCGAAGCCTCCCTCGTCAGCCACAAATTAATGCTGCGCGCAGGCCTGATCAAAGCCAATGCTTCGGGTTTGTACACATGGATGCCGATGGGTTTGCGCGTGCTGCGCAAAGTGGAAAACATCGTGCGCGAAGAGATGAACCGCGCCGGTGCGGTGGAGCTGCTGATGCCCGTAGTCCAGCCTGCCGAACTGTGGCAGGAAAGCGGCCGCTGGGAGTTTTACGGCAAAGAACTGCTGCGCCTGAAAGACCGCCACGAACGCGATTTCTGCATGGCGCCGACCTGCGAAGAAGTGATTACCGACATCGTGCGCAAAGAAATCACCAGCTATAAACAGCTGCCGAAAAACTTCTACCACATCCAAACCAAATTCCGCGACGAAGTCCGCCCCCGCTTCGGCGTAATGCGCGCACGCGAGTTTGTGATGAAAGACGCTTATTCCTTCCACACCGATTACGAATCGCTGGTGGAAGGCTACAACGCCATGTACGACGCTTATTGCCGAATTTTCAACCGCTTGGGTTTGAACTACCGCCCCGTCGCCGCCGACACCGGCAGCATCGGCGGCACCGGTTCGCATGAATTCCAAGTGTTGGCCGAAAGCGGCGAAGACGTGATTGCATACAGCGACGAATCCGATTTCGCCGCCAACGTCGAGCTGGCACCGACCCTGCCGCAACCAGGCGAACGTGCCGCCGCTACTGCGACCTTAACCAAAGTCCACACGCCCAATGTGAAAACCATTGCCGACTTGGTGGCATTTTTGAATGTGCCGATTGAAAAAACGCTCAAATCCATCGTGGTGGAAGGCGAAGAAGAAGGCGAATTGGTGTTGCTGCTGTTGCGCGGCGATCACGAATTCAACGACATCAAAGCCGAAAAACTCGCCGGCGTAAAATCACCTTTGGCCATGGCTACCCCGGCCGCCATTCAGACGGCCTTCGGCGCCGGCGGCGGCTCACTCGGCCCCGTCGGCTTCACAGGCAAAGTGTATGCCGATTTCGCCGTTGAAAAACTGGCCGACACCGTGATCGGTGCCAACGAAGACGACCACCACTACACCGGCTTCAACTTCGGTCGCGATTGCCCCGAGCCTGAGTTTGTCGATTTACGCAACGTCATCGCAGGCGACCCCAGCCCCGACGGTAAAGGCCGTCTGAAATTGGCGCGCGGCATCGAAGTCGGCCATGTGTTCCAACTGCGCGACAAATACTCGAAAGCCTTAAATGCCAGCTTCTTGGACAACAACGGCAAAGCGCAAATCATGGAAATGGGCTGCTACGGCATCGGCATCAGCCGCATCGTGGCCGCCGCCATCGAACAAAACAACGACGAACGTGGCATCATCTGGACAGATGCAATGGCGCCGTTTGAAGTGGTGATTGTGCCGATGAACTACAAAAAATCCGACACCGTGCGCGAAGCAGCCGACAAACTCTACGCCGAATTGCAGGCAAAAGGCGCGGATGTACTGCTCGACGACCGCGACGAACGCGCCGGCGTGTTGCTGAACGATTCCGAGCTTTTGGGCATTCCGCACCGCATCGTCATCGGCGACCGCGCTCTGAAAGAAGGCAACGTCGAATACGCCAAGCGTACCGACAACGAAGCGCAAAGCGTGGCTGTTGATGAAGTGGTTGGCAACGTGTTGAGTGCTTTGGGTAAATAA
- the guaB gene encoding IMP dehydrogenase gives MRIVEKAYTFDDVLLVPAHSQVLPRDVKLQTPLTREITLNLPLLSAAMDTVTEAKLAISMAQEGGIGIIHKNMTPEMQANAVSKVKRHESGIVKDPVTIGPNMLIRDLLAMLSQRKRKMSGLPVVEDGKVVGLVTNRDLRFEKRLDQPVSAIMTPRDKLVTVPEGTSVEDARDVMHDHKVERVLVVNDAWELKGLITVKDILKTTEFPNANKDSDGRLRVGAAVGVGADTDERVKALVEAGVDVIVVDTAHGHSQGVLDRVKWVKENYPQVQVIGGNIATAKAALDLVAAGADAVKVGIGPGSICTTRIVAGVGVPQLTAIHNVAEALKGTGVPLIADGGIRFSGDIAKALAAGASCVMLGGMFAGTEEAPGEIELYQGRSYKSYRGMGSLGAMSQGSNDRYFQDKQDSTDKYVPEGIEGRVPYKGPIVQIIHQLTGGLRSSMGYLGCATIAEMHEKAEFVEITSAGMSESHVHDVQITKEAPNYHR, from the coding sequence ATGCGTATCGTAGAAAAAGCTTATACTTTTGACGATGTTTTATTGGTTCCCGCACATTCCCAAGTGCTGCCCAGAGACGTCAAGCTCCAAACTCCCCTCACCCGAGAAATCACCCTGAATCTTCCCCTGCTTTCTGCCGCAATGGATACCGTAACCGAAGCCAAACTGGCCATCTCTATGGCTCAAGAGGGCGGTATCGGTATCATTCATAAAAACATGACGCCCGAAATGCAGGCCAATGCCGTTTCCAAAGTAAAACGCCACGAAAGCGGTATCGTTAAAGATCCGGTAACCATCGGCCCGAATATGCTGATTCGCGATTTGTTGGCCATGTTGTCGCAACGCAAGCGCAAAATGTCCGGCCTGCCTGTGGTAGAAGACGGCAAAGTCGTCGGTCTGGTTACCAACCGCGACCTGCGTTTCGAAAAACGCCTGGATCAACCCGTTTCCGCCATCATGACGCCGCGCGACAAACTGGTTACCGTACCGGAAGGCACCAGCGTTGAAGATGCACGCGATGTAATGCACGACCACAAAGTCGAGCGCGTATTGGTTGTCAACGACGCGTGGGAACTGAAAGGCCTGATTACCGTTAAAGATATTCTGAAAACTACCGAATTTCCCAATGCCAACAAAGATTCAGACGGCCGCTTACGCGTCGGTGCCGCTGTCGGCGTAGGAGCCGATACCGATGAACGCGTCAAAGCGTTGGTAGAGGCCGGTGTAGACGTGATTGTCGTCGATACCGCACACGGCCACAGCCAAGGCGTATTGGACCGCGTAAAATGGGTTAAAGAAAACTACCCGCAAGTTCAAGTCATCGGCGGTAATATTGCTACAGCCAAAGCCGCTTTGGATTTGGTAGCTGCCGGTGCAGATGCCGTTAAAGTCGGTATCGGCCCCGGCTCCATCTGTACAACCCGTATCGTTGCGGGTGTCGGCGTTCCCCAACTGACTGCCATCCACAACGTAGCCGAAGCGTTGAAAGGTACAGGTGTTCCCCTGATTGCCGACGGCGGCATCCGCTTCTCCGGCGACATTGCCAAAGCTTTGGCGGCCGGCGCTTCCTGCGTGATGTTGGGCGGCATGTTTGCCGGTACCGAAGAAGCACCGGGCGAAATCGAACTTTACCAAGGCCGCTCGTATAAATCCTACCGCGGCATGGGTTCTTTAGGCGCTATGAGTCAAGGCTCGAACGACCGTTATTTCCAAGACAAGCAGGACAGCACCGATAAATATGTACCCGAAGGCATCGAAGGCCGCGTTCCTTACAAAGGCCCGATCGTACAGATTATCCACCAACTGACCGGCGGCTTGCGTTCCAGCATGGGTTATTTGGGTTGTGCAACCATTGCCGAAATGCACGAAAAAGCCGAATTTGTAGAAATCACTTCGGCCGGCATGAGCGAATCACACGTTCACGACGTACAAATTACCAAAGAAGCACCGAACTATCACCGTTAA
- the pheT gene encoding phenylalanine--tRNA ligase subunit beta, producing MQFSYSWLKTQADPNLSADELAYVLTMAGLEVEEINTAAPKFSGVVIAEVKSVEKHPDADRLNVTQVDVGTGELVQIVCGAPNVKVGIKVPCSLPGAVLPGEFKIKPTKMRGVVSNGMLCSAKELGLPEDGVDGLLVLPNDAPIGKDIREYLDLDDSVFTLKITPNRTDCLSIKGIAREVAALTGCVKQVVEIPSVEVNSDKIQPVRIEALANCGRFVSRVIEGVDSTAVTPAWMKQRLERSGIRSVSALVDIGNYVMLELGQPMHVFDAEKLQGDIVIRRAREGEVLACLNGKTVTLSDNTLVVADESGALSIAGLMGGEASAVSDNTKNIVLESAFFEPEIIAGKSRQYGFGSDSSFRFERGVDWNLQNDAIERAAELVLKICGGRAGKIVEAIGELPEQKQVNVRLARVEKMLGVYIPVGHIQSILSHLGLNPVQIEDGFSVTAPSFRFDIEIEADLIEEIGRVYGYENIPADSTEGRLKMLRLPETQKTRFSIYDHMAKRGYQEVVSYAFVDEEWEKDFANNADPIRIQNPLAAQFSVMRSTLIGGLVEILQNNLNRKNNRVRLFEIARVFQKGEDGYFIQNERIGGLLYGTAVPEQWASQARNVDFYDLKADVESLLLGRNVRFVKACHPALHPGRTAEVVIDDVVVGFLGELHPQWVQKYDLPQSALVFELDMPAVLGKEKTVYQNVSKFQPVRRDLAFVLSEPTTHNELLDALKQVDNKLIQEISVFDVYKGTGLPEGMKSMAVKVILQDNEATLTDDVVEPLINKLLDAAAKIGAKLR from the coding sequence ATGCAATTTTCTTATTCATGGCTGAAGACGCAAGCCGATCCTAATCTTTCTGCTGATGAGTTGGCATATGTGCTGACTATGGCGGGCTTGGAGGTTGAAGAAATCAATACTGCAGCTCCTAAATTTAGCGGAGTGGTCATTGCAGAAGTTAAGTCGGTTGAGAAACATCCTGATGCAGACCGGTTGAATGTTACGCAAGTTGATGTGGGAACAGGAGAGCTGGTACAAATCGTTTGTGGTGCGCCCAATGTGAAAGTAGGTATTAAAGTACCTTGCTCTTTACCTGGGGCAGTATTGCCGGGTGAATTTAAAATCAAACCGACAAAGATGCGCGGTGTGGTTTCAAACGGTATGTTGTGCTCGGCTAAAGAATTGGGTTTGCCGGAAGATGGTGTAGATGGTTTGTTGGTTCTTCCAAATGATGCACCTATCGGTAAAGATATTAGAGAGTATTTGGATTTGGATGATTCTGTATTTACATTGAAAATTACGCCAAATCGAACCGATTGTTTGAGTATTAAGGGAATTGCGCGTGAAGTTGCTGCGTTGACTGGTTGCGTTAAACAGGTCGTAGAGATTCCTTCGGTTGAAGTTAACAGTGATAAGATCCAGCCTGTACGCATTGAAGCATTAGCAAATTGCGGCAGGTTTGTCAGTCGGGTTATTGAAGGTGTTGATTCCACAGCTGTAACTCCCGCTTGGATGAAACAAAGATTGGAGCGTAGCGGTATCCGCTCTGTATCCGCTTTAGTAGACATCGGTAACTATGTTATGTTGGAGTTAGGGCAGCCTATGCATGTTTTTGATGCAGAAAAACTGCAAGGTGATATCGTTATCAGACGTGCAAGGGAAGGCGAAGTATTGGCATGTTTGAATGGCAAGACGGTTACTTTATCTGACAATACTTTGGTTGTAGCGGATGAAAGCGGCGCTTTAAGTATTGCCGGCTTGATGGGCGGAGAAGCCAGTGCGGTATCCGACAATACGAAAAATATTGTATTAGAATCGGCTTTTTTTGAGCCTGAAATCATTGCAGGAAAATCCCGTCAGTATGGTTTTGGCTCTGATTCTTCATTCCGGTTTGAGCGCGGGGTGGATTGGAATTTGCAAAATGATGCAATAGAAAGAGCAGCGGAGCTGGTATTGAAGATTTGTGGCGGTCGTGCCGGAAAAATTGTTGAAGCAATTGGGGAATTGCCGGAGCAAAAACAGGTTAATGTACGTCTTGCCCGTGTTGAAAAAATGTTGGGTGTATACATTCCGGTAGGGCATATTCAATCAATCTTAAGCCATTTGGGTTTGAATCCTGTACAGATTGAAGATGGTTTTTCTGTTACTGCCCCAAGTTTCCGTTTTGATATTGAAATCGAAGCAGATTTAATTGAAGAAATCGGGCGGGTTTATGGCTATGAAAATATTCCGGCCGATAGCACCGAAGGCCGTCTGAAAATGCTCAGGTTGCCCGAAACTCAAAAGACACGTTTTTCTATATACGACCATATGGCCAAGCGCGGTTATCAAGAAGTGGTCAGCTATGCTTTTGTCGACGAAGAGTGGGAAAAAGATTTTGCTAATAATGCAGACCCTATTCGGATTCAAAATCCTCTGGCTGCTCAATTTAGTGTTATGCGCTCAACTTTAATCGGTGGTTTGGTTGAGATCTTGCAGAACAATCTTAACCGTAAAAATAATAGGGTGCGTTTATTTGAGATAGCCAGAGTATTCCAAAAAGGTGAAGACGGTTATTTCATTCAAAATGAGCGTATCGGTGGGTTACTGTATGGAACGGCAGTTCCGGAACAATGGGCGTCGCAGGCTAGAAATGTGGATTTTTATGATCTGAAGGCGGATGTTGAAAGTTTACTGTTAGGAAGAAATGTCCGTTTTGTAAAAGCTTGCCATCCGGCTTTGCATCCGGGGAGAACTGCTGAAGTCGTTATCGATGATGTTGTCGTGGGCTTTTTAGGCGAGTTACATCCGCAATGGGTGCAAAAATACGACTTACCTCAGTCGGCTTTGGTGTTTGAATTGGATATGCCTGCCGTGTTAGGCAAAGAAAAAACAGTTTATCAAAATGTTTCAAAATTCCAACCTGTTCGCCGTGATTTGGCATTTGTTTTGTCTGAGCCAACAACTCATAACGAATTATTGGATGCTTTAAAGCAAGTTGATAATAAGTTAATTCAGGAAATCAGTGTATTTGATGTATATAAAGGTACGGGATTGCCTGAAGGCATGAAGAGTATGGCTGTGAAAGTGATTTTGCAGGATAACGAAGCAACTTTAACAGATGATGTTGTGGAACCTTTAATAAATAAATTATTGGATGCTGCAGCAAAAATCGGTGCGAAATTGCGCTGA
- a CDS encoding integration host factor subunit alpha yields MTLTKAELADILVEKVSNVTKNDAKEIVELFFEEIRTTLARGEEIKISGFGNFQLRDKPQRPGRNPKTGEEVPISARRVVTFHASQKLKGMVEHYYDKQRG; encoded by the coding sequence ATGACATTAACTAAAGCAGAGTTAGCCGATATTTTGGTTGAAAAAGTAAGCAATGTAACCAAAAACGATGCTAAAGAAATTGTGGAATTATTCTTTGAAGAAATCCGTACTACTTTGGCTCGAGGTGAAGAAATCAAAATATCAGGTTTCGGCAATTTTCAATTACGCGACAAACCACAGCGACCTGGTCGCAATCCAAAAACAGGTGAGGAAGTTCCTATTTCAGCGCGTAGAGTGGTTACTTTTCATGCTAGCCAGAAGCTGAAAGGTATGGTTGAGCATTATTATGATAAACAGCGTGGTTAA